A stretch of Homo sapiens chromosome 19 genomic patch of type NOVEL, GRCh38.p14 PATCHES HSCHR19KIR_7191059-2_CTG3_1 DNA encodes these proteins:
- the KIR2DL3 gene encoding killer cell immunoglobulin-like receptor 2DL3 precursor (The RefSeq protein has 2 substitutions compared to this genomic sequence), translating to MSLMVVSMVCVGFFLLQGAWPHEGVHRKPSLLAHPGPLVKSEETVILQCWSDVRFQHFLLHREGKFKDTLHLIGEHHDGVSKANFSIGPMMQDLAGTYRCYGSVTHSPYQLSAPSDPLDIVITGLYEKPSLSAQPGPTVLAGESVTLSCSSRSSYDMYHLSREGEAHERRFSAGPKVNGTFQADFPLGPATHGGTYRCFGSFRDSPYEWSNSSDPLLVSVTGNPSNSWPSPTEPSSETGNPRHLHVLIGTSVVIILFILLLFFLLHRWCCNKKNAVVMDQEPAGNRTVNREDSDEQDPQEVTYAQLNHCVFTQRKITRPSQRPKTPPTDIIVYTELPNAEP from the exons ATGTCGCTCATGGTCGTCAGCATGGTGTGTGTTG GGTTCTTCTTGCTGCAGGGGGCCTGGCCACATGAGG GAGTCCACAGAAAACCTTCCCTCCTGGCCCACCCAGGTCCCCTGGTGAAATCAGAAGAGACAGTCATCCTGCAATGTTGGTCAGATGTCAGGTTTCAGCACTTCCTTCTGCACAGAGAAGGGAAGTTTAAGGACACTTTGCACCTCATTGGAGAGCACCATGATGGGGTCTCCAAGGCCAACTTCTCCATCGGTCCCATGATGCAAGACCTTGCAGGGACCTACAGATGCTACGGTTCTGTTACTCACTCCCCCTATCAGTTGTCAGCTCCCAGTGACCCTCTGGACATCGTCATCACAG gtCTATATGAGAAACCTTCTCTCTCAGCCCAGCCGGGCCCCACGGTTCTGGCAGGAGAGAGCGTGACCTTGTCCTGCAGCTCCCGGAGCTCCTATGACATGTACCATCTATCCAGGGAGGGGGAGGCCCATGAACGTAGGTTCTCTGCAGGGCCCAAGGTCAACGGAACATTCCAGGCCGACTTTCCTCTGGGCCCTGCCACCCACGGAGGAACCTACAGATGCTTCGGCTCTTTCCGTGACTCTCCATACGAGTGGTCAAACTCGAGTGACCCACTGCTTGTTTCtgtcacag GAAACCCTTCAAATAGTTGGCTTTCACCCACTGAACCAAGCTCCGAAACCG GTAACCCCAGACACCTGCATGTTCTGATTGGGACCTCAGTGGTCATCatcctcttcatcctcctcctcttctttctccttcatcgCTGGTGCTGCAACAAAAAAA ATGCTGTTGTAATGGACCAAGAGCCTGCAGGGAACAGAACAGTGAACAGGGAG GACTCTGATGAACAAGACCCTCAGGAGGTGACATATGCACAGTTGAATCACTGCGTTTTCACACAGAGAAAAATCACTCACCCTTCTCAGAGGCCCAAGACACCCCCAACAGATATCATCGTGTACACGGAACTTCCAAATGCTGAGCCCTGA
- the KIR3DL3 gene encoding killer cell immunoglobulin-like receptor 3DL3 precursor (The RefSeq protein has 1 substitution compared to this genomic sequence) translates to MSLMVVSMACVGFFLLEGPWPHVGGQDKPFLSAWPGTVVSEGQHVTLQCRSRLGFNEFSLSKEDGMPVPELYNRIFRNSFLMGPVTPAHAGTYRCCSSHPHSPTGWSAPSNPVVIMVTGVHRKPSLLAHPGPLVKSGETVILQCWSDVRFERFLLHREGITEDPLRLVGQLHDAGSQVNYSMGPMTPALAGTYRCFGSVTHLPYELSAPSDPLDIVVVGLYGKPSLSAQPGPTVQAGENVTLSCSSRSLFDIYHLSREAEAGELRLTAVLRVNGTFQANFPLGPVTHGGNYRCFGSFRALPHAWSDPSDPLPVSVTGNSRNLHVLIGTSVVIIPFAILLFFLLHRWCANKKNAVVMDQEPAGNRTVNREDSDEQDPQEVTYAQLNHCVFTQRKITRPSQRPKTPPTDTSV, encoded by the exons ATGTCGCTCATGGTCGTCAGCATGGCGTGTGTTG GGTTCTTCTTGCTGGAGGGGCCCTGGCCACATGTGG GTGGTCAGGACAAGCCCTTCCTCTCTGCCTGGCCCGGCACTGTGGTGTCTGAAGGACAACATGTGACTCTTCAGTGTCGCTCTCGTCTTGGGTTTAATGAATTCAGTCTGTCCAAAGAAGACGGGATGCCTGTCCCTGAGCTCTACAACAGAATATTCCGGAACAGCTTTCTCATGGGCCCTGTGACCCCAGCACATGCAGGGACCTACAGATGTTGCAGTTCACACCCACACTCCCCCACTGGGTGGTCGGCACCCAGCAACCCTGTGGTGATCATGGTCACAG GAGTCCACAGAAAACCTTCCCTCCTGGCCCACCCAGGTCCCCTGGTGAAATCGGGAGAGACGGTCATCCTGCAATGTTGGTCAGATGTCAGGTTTGAGCGCTTCCTTCTGCACAGAGAGGGGATCACTGAGGACCCCTTGCGCCTCATTGGACAGCTCCACGATGCGGGTTCCCAGGTCAACTATTCCATGGGTCCCATGACACCTGCCCTTGCAGGGACCTACAGATGCTTTGGTTCTGTCACTCACTTACCCTATGAGTTGTCGGCTCCCAGTGACCCTCTGGACATCGTGGTCGTAG GTCTATATGGGAAACCTTCTCTCTCAGCCCAGCCGGGCCCCACGGTTCAGGCAGGAGAGAATGTGACCTTGTCCTGCAGCTCCCGGAGCTTGTTTGACATTTACCATCTatccagggaggcagaggccggtGAACTTAGGCTCACTGCGGTGCTGAGGGTCAATGGAACATTCCAGGCCAACTTCCCTCTGGGCCCTGTGACCCACGGAGGGAACTACAGATGCTTCGGCTCTTTCCGTGCCCTGCCCCACGCGTGGTCAGACCCGAGTGACCCACTGCCCGTTTCTGTCACAG GTAACTCcagaaacctgcacgttctgaTTGGGACCTCAGTGGTCATCATCCCCTTTGCtatcctcctcttctttctccttcatcgCTGGTGTGCCAACAAAAAGA ATGCTGTTGTAATGGACCAAGAGCCTGCAGGGAACAGAACAGTGAACAGGGAG GACTCTGATGAACAAGACCCTCAGGAGGTGACATACGCACAGTTGAATCACTGCGTTTTCACACAGAGAAAAATCACTCGCCCTTCTCAGAGGCCCAAGACACCCCCAACAGATACCAGCGTGTAA